In the genome of Dehalococcoidia bacterium, the window CATGGGAGGGGGCGGACAACGGGCATGAGCGAGGATCACACCCTGAGCAAAGCGGAATGGCTGGAAAAGCGGTATCGGCCCTCTCTGAGCCGTTTGCCGGAGCGTCAGGAGCCCATGGAGACCTCCTTCGGCATGCCCGTCGAGCCCCTTTACACCCCCGATGACCTGGAGGGATGGGACTACCACCAGAAGCTGGGCTACCCAGGTGAGTACCCCTTCACGCGAGGCGTCCAGCCCAGCATGTACCGGGCTCGCCTCTGGACCATGCGCCAGTATGCCGGATATGGGGACGCCGAGGAGTCCAACCGCCGCTACCATTACCTGCTTCAACAGGGGCAGACGGGCCTTTCAGTGGCCTTCGACCTGCCCACCCAGATAGGCTACGACTCGGACCACCCCATGGCCCAGGGGGAGGTGGGCAAGGTGGGGGTGGCCATCTCCTCCCTGGCTGACATGGAGCTCCTCTTTAGAGGAATCCCCCTGGAGAAGGTCACCACCTCCATGACCATCAACGCCACGGCGGCCATCCTCCTGGCCATGTATGTGGCGGTGGCCAAGAAGCAAGGGGCCGATCTGCGCAAGCTTGGAGGCACCATCCAGAATGACATCTTAAAGGAGTACATCGCCCGCGGCACCTACATATTCCCGCCCAAGCCCTCCCTGCGCCTCATAACCGACGTCTTCGCCTGGTGCAAGGATCACCTGCCCCAGTGGAACACCATCAGCATCTCTGGCTACCACATCCGGGAGGCGGGAAGCACGGCGGTGCAGGAGGTGGCCTTCACCTTCGCCAACGCCATTGCCTATGTGCAGGCGGCCATCGATGCCGGCCTGCAGGTGGACGAGTTCGCCCCCCGTCTGAGCTTCTTCTTCGCTGCCTACACCAACCTGCTGGAGGAGGTGGCCAAGTTCAGGGCGGCCCGTCGCATGTGGGCCCGCATCATGCGGGAGCGGTTCGGGGCCAAGGACCCCAGGTCCATGATGCTGCGCTTCCACACCCAGACAGGGGGAGCGACCCTCACCGCTCAACAGCCGGAGAACAACATCATCCGCACCACCATACAGGCCCTCGCGGCCGTCCTCGGGGGTACCCAGAGCCTCCACACCAACTCCATGGACGAGGCCCTGGCCCTGCCCAGCGAGAAGGCTGTGCAGATCGCTCTCCGTACCCAGCAGATCATCGCCTATGAGTCAGGGGTGGCAGATGTCATCGACCCCTTGGGGGGCTCCTATTACGTGGAGAAGCTCACGGACATCATCGAAGAGGAGGCCCAACGGTACATCGACCGTATCGACGACATGGGTGGGGCGTTGGCGGCCATCGAGATGGGCTTCCAGCAGCGGGAGATCCAAGAGGCCGCCTGGCGATACCAGCAGATGGTGGATCAAGGCCAGAAGGTGGTGGTAGGTGTCAACCGCTTCCGCACCGATGGCCAAGAGCTGCCTCTGGAGCTCCTGCGGGTGCGACAAGAGGTGGTGAGCCGGCAGTTGGAGCGGCTGCGGCGGGTGCGGGCGGAGCGGGACGAGGCCAAGGTGCATCACCTGCTGCGCCTGCTGGAAGACGCCGCCCGCAGCGATGCCAACCTCATGCCCCTGTTCATAGAGTGCGTAGAGAACTATGTGACCCTTGGCGAGATATGTGACGTCCTGCGGCGTGTCTTTGGCGAGCAAAAGGAGTTCATGGTCTTCTGAGGCGGCCGATGGGCAAACAGGAGCTATTGCAACAGGTGGAGGAGGGCTTCCAGCAGCTCCTGGCGGCGGTCGAGGACTTGAGTGAGGAGGCCGCCACCCGTATTTGGTATGGCAGCTGGAGCGTCCGCGACATCATAGCCCACATAGCGGGCTGGCACAGGGAGATGGCCGGGGCGCTGGAGCGGCTGGCCCGGGGCGAGCGACCGACGCCCGAGGGGGTCGACTATTCCGACGCGGACGCCTGGAATGCCCGGTTCGCCCAGGCGCAGGCAGGATCCCCATGGCAGCAGGTGCTGGCGGAGCTCAAGGCCAGCAAGGATGCCCTCTTGGCGGCCGCCCAGCAGGTGCCTGAGGAGCGTTTCCAGGAAGGGCGGGCGGCCTTTCGCATCTTGCACAACGTGGCCATCGACCATTACCAGGAGCACATACCTGCCATCCTGGAGTGGCGAAGGAGGGAGGGCCTTTGATCCAGAAGGTGCACCACGTGGGCATCGCCGTGCAGGACCTGGAGGCTGCCTTGCGATTCTATCGCGATGTACTTGGGCTGCCGCTACATAAGCAGGCGGTGGTGGAGGAACAAGGGGTGAGGGCTGCCCTTCTGGCCATCGGCCAGAGCGAGATCGAGCTACTGGAGCCCACCGGGCCCGATACGCCCGTGGGCCGGTTCATAGCTCGCCGGGGCGAGGGCCTGCACCACATCTGCTTCCAGACGGACGATGTGGCCCAGGAACTGGAAGGGCTCAAGGCCAAGGGAGTAGAGCTGGTGGACCAGCAGCCGAGGCGGGGCCTGGCCGGGCTTATCTGCTTCCTTCACCCCAGGGCTCATCACGGCGTGCTAGTAGAGCTGGCCCAGCCCCTGGAGGAGTGAGATGCCCAGGCGCATCTTGGAGGTCCTGATATCGGCACAAAACGTAGATGCCGCTTTGGATACCTACCGCCGCAACTTAGGACTTGAGGCCATAGGGTGCGTCGAGGGCGAGGAAGGCCACGTAAAGGTGGGGGAGACGTCCCTGGTCCTCTTGAGGCCGGACATAGCCCGCCAACGCCTTCCCCTGGCCGAGGGGAGTGGTGAGGGCCTCCTCGGCCTGACCCTGGAGGTGGAGGATCTGCAGGAGGAGGTGGCCCGCCTCCGCCGTCACGGCGTGGAGGTGGAGGGGCCCACAACGGAAGGGGATTTGCAGGTGGCCCACATACCTCCCCAGTTCGCCCATGGCGTCCCCATCCGCCTGGTGCAGCAGCCCTGACGCCCACCAGATGATAAGATAGGATGCTGGGGATGGATGGCCAGAGGAGGGTCAAGATCGTCATCGCCAAGCCCGGCCTAGACGGGCACGATCGGGGGGCCAAGGTGGTGGCCAGGGCCCTGCGGGATGCGGGGTTCGAGGTGGTCTATACGGGCATCCGCCAGACCCCGGAGAACATCGCCGAGACGGTCCTCCAGGAGGATGCCGACGCCCTGGGCCTCTCCATCCTCTCGGGTGCCCATCTGGAGCTCTTCCCGCGAGTGGTGGAAGAGCTCAAGAAGCGAGGCCTGGAGGACGTGGTGTTGTTCGCCGGCGGGATCATTCCCCAGGAGGACGTGCCGGCCCTGCAGGCCATGGGCTTTCGGGCCATCTTCGGTCCTGGCAGCTCCACCCACGATATCGTGAACTGGGTGCGGGAGAACGTCAGGCCGCGGGGGGCGGAGGCGAGGGCGTGACGGAGCAGTTGGTGCAGGAGGCCCTAGGCGGTCAGCGCCGCGCCTTAGCCCGCCTCCTCACGCTGGTGGAGAACGGCGACCCCCAGGGCAGGGAAGCCTTGCGCCTGCTCTATCCCCGCTCCGGGCGGGCCCACGTGGTAGGCATCACCGGGGCGGCGGGCTCGGGCAAGAGCACCCTCATTTTTGCGTTGGCCCGGGCGCTACGGGCCATGGGCAAGAGGGTGGGCATCGTGGCGGTGGACCCCACCAGCCCCTTCACCAAGGGCGCCCTCCTGGGGGACCGCGTGCGCATGCAGGGCCTCACCTCCGACCCTGAGGTCTTCATCCGCAGCATGGCCAGCCGAGGAGCCATAGGGGGGCTTGCCCCCACCACTGTGGACATGGTGACCGTCCTGGATGCGGTAGGCAAGGACGTGGTCATCGTGGAGACGGTGGGAGCTGGGCAGGACGAGGTAGAGATCATGGACGCCGCCCATACCGTCGTGGTCGTCACCGTGCCCGGCACGGGCGATGAGATCCAGGCCATCAAGGCGGGCATATTCGAGATCGCCCACATTCTGGTGGTCAACAAGTGTGACCTGCCTAGAGCTGACCTGCTGGCCCGCCAGCTAGCGGAGTTTGTCAACTTGGAGAAGGAGGACGGCTGGCGGGTGCCCATCGTGCAGACCATTGCCATCCGCGATGACGGGGTGGCATCCCTGGTGGAGGCCCTGGAGGCCCACCGACGTCATCTCGTCTCCTCAGGGCTCATGGAGCGCCTCCAGAGGGAGCAGGCGCGACGTCGTCTCCTCTCTGCCGTCCACCG includes:
- a CDS encoding cobalamin B12-binding domain-containing protein, with product MDGQRRVKIVIAKPGLDGHDRGAKVVARALRDAGFEVVYTGIRQTPENIAETVLQEDADALGLSILSGAHLELFPRVVEELKKRGLEDVVLFAGGIIPQEDVPALQAMGFRAIFGPGSSTHDIVNWVRENVRPRGAEARA
- a CDS encoding methylmalonyl-CoA mutase family protein, translating into MSEDHTLSKAEWLEKRYRPSLSRLPERQEPMETSFGMPVEPLYTPDDLEGWDYHQKLGYPGEYPFTRGVQPSMYRARLWTMRQYAGYGDAEESNRRYHYLLQQGQTGLSVAFDLPTQIGYDSDHPMAQGEVGKVGVAISSLADMELLFRGIPLEKVTTSMTINATAAILLAMYVAVAKKQGADLRKLGGTIQNDILKEYIARGTYIFPPKPSLRLITDVFAWCKDHLPQWNTISISGYHIREAGSTAVQEVAFTFANAIAYVQAAIDAGLQVDEFAPRLSFFFAAYTNLLEEVAKFRAARRMWARIMRERFGAKDPRSMMLRFHTQTGGATLTAQQPENNIIRTTIQALAAVLGGTQSLHTNSMDEALALPSEKAVQIALRTQQIIAYESGVADVIDPLGGSYYVEKLTDIIEEEAQRYIDRIDDMGGALAAIEMGFQQREIQEAAWRYQQMVDQGQKVVVGVNRFRTDGQELPLELLRVRQEVVSRQLERLRRVRAERDEAKVHHLLRLLEDAARSDANLMPLFIECVENYVTLGEICDVLRRVFGEQKEFMVF
- the mce gene encoding methylmalonyl-CoA epimerase, with translation MIQKVHHVGIAVQDLEAALRFYRDVLGLPLHKQAVVEEQGVRAALLAIGQSEIELLEPTGPDTPVGRFIARRGEGLHHICFQTDDVAQELEGLKAKGVELVDQQPRRGLAGLICFLHPRAHHGVLVELAQPLEE
- the meaB gene encoding methylmalonyl Co-A mutase-associated GTPase MeaB, yielding MTEQLVQEALGGQRRALARLLTLVENGDPQGREALRLLYPRSGRAHVVGITGAAGSGKSTLIFALARALRAMGKRVGIVAVDPTSPFTKGALLGDRVRMQGLTSDPEVFIRSMASRGAIGGLAPTTVDMVTVLDAVGKDVVIVETVGAGQDEVEIMDAAHTVVVVTVPGTGDEIQAIKAGIFEIAHILVVNKCDLPRADLLARQLAEFVNLEKEDGWRVPIVQTIAIRDDGVASLVEALEAHRRHLVSSGLMERLQREQARRRLLSAVHRQLWEIVWREVGDWDELVEAVARRQVDPFTAAQGLVERALGRPQL
- a CDS encoding ClbS/DfsB family four-helix bundle protein, giving the protein MGKQELLQQVEEGFQQLLAAVEDLSEEAATRIWYGSWSVRDIIAHIAGWHREMAGALERLARGERPTPEGVDYSDADAWNARFAQAQAGSPWQQVLAELKASKDALLAAAQQVPEERFQEGRAAFRILHNVAIDHYQEHIPAILEWRRREGL